A stretch of Aeromicrobium tamlense DNA encodes these proteins:
- a CDS encoding zinc ribbon domain-containing protein: protein MKAEPVAQQALLDLQEKDSALAQLTHRRNTLPEHAEIAASDARLREIESRRVAAQTRVSDLERAQAKADVEVEQVKARRTRDEDRMASGAITNPKDLSSLQSELEALARRISTLEDEELEVMEQLEAAQAELDEAVAALDAETAARDALVAARDEKIAALDAEASEASAARESIRPNVPEDLFALYQKVAANHGGLGAAALRARRCQGCHLEINGADLRELAAEPEDTVLRCPECSRILVRSSESGV, encoded by the coding sequence GTGAAGGCTGAACCGGTCGCCCAGCAGGCGTTGCTGGACCTGCAGGAGAAGGACTCGGCGCTCGCGCAGCTGACCCACCGCCGCAACACCCTGCCCGAGCACGCCGAGATCGCCGCGTCCGACGCGCGCCTGCGCGAGATCGAGTCCCGCCGGGTGGCCGCGCAGACCCGCGTGTCCGACCTCGAGCGGGCGCAGGCGAAGGCCGACGTCGAGGTGGAGCAGGTCAAGGCGCGGCGCACGCGCGACGAGGACCGCATGGCCTCCGGCGCCATCACCAACCCGAAGGACCTGTCCAGCCTGCAGAGCGAGCTCGAGGCCCTGGCCCGCCGGATCTCCACGCTGGAGGACGAGGAGCTCGAGGTCATGGAGCAGCTCGAGGCCGCGCAGGCCGAGCTGGATGAGGCCGTCGCCGCGCTCGACGCCGAGACCGCCGCGCGCGACGCGCTCGTCGCCGCGCGCGACGAGAAGATCGCCGCGCTCGATGCAGAGGCGTCGGAGGCGTCCGCGGCCCGCGAGTCGATCCGGCCGAACGTGCCCGAGGACCTCTTCGCGCTCTACCAGAAGGTCGCCGCGAACCACGGTGGCCTCGGCGCCGCCGCGCTGCGCGCACGTCGCTGCCAGGGCTGCCACCTGGAGATCAACGGCGCCGACCTGCGCGAGCTGGCCGCCGAGCCCGAGGACACCGTGCTGCGCTGCCCCGAGTGCAGCCGCATCCTCGTCCGCAGCTCCGAGTCCGGCGTCTGA